DNA sequence from the Candidatus Microthrix parvicella Bio17-1 genome:
ACTCGGTGGTGTACCCGATGGCCCCGTGGCACTGAAGCGCCTGTTCGCCCACGAACAATGAGGCCTCTGAGGCCATCGCCTTGGCCATCGACACGTGACGGTGGGCCTCCGGATCGCCGTTGGCCATGCTGTGGGCGGCGCGGTGCACCATCGGCGTGGCGAACGACAGCTGCAACCGGGCATCGGCCAGATGGTGCTTGACCGCCTGAAACGACCCGACAGGCACCCCGAACTGCTTGCGTTCCGACACATAGCCGACCGTCATGTCCAACATGGTCTCGCCCAGACCCAGCAGTTGCGCCGCTGTGCCCAGCGCCGCCCGGTTCCAAGCGTTGCGGATCATCGCCCGCGCCGCCTCGCCCTGGGCCAGCAGCGTGTCCGGATGTGCCTCCCAGGACAGGCGCGACAGCTTGCGCGCCCCGTCGACCGAGCGCTCCGGGCTGAGCCGCACCGAGGTGGGATCGACCACATGAAGTTCTCCGTCCGCGTAGCCCACGATCACGTCGGCCGAGTTGGCGAAGGCCACGGTCCTGGCCGCCGGAAAAGCGGGCACCGCAGTGGCCCCGCCGGGCAGCCGCTCCAGCCAGGTGCCGGCCAGCGGGGCGGCACCACTGGGCGCCGAGTCCTGTGCGATCACCTCTGCCAGCAACGGCGCCACCACCATGGCGCTCGACAGCACCGGGTCGGGCAGGCCCACCCGGCCGCACTCGGTGAGTGCCAACACCATCTCCTCCTCGGAGAATCCCAGCCCCCCGTGGGCTTCGGGCACCATCAGCCCAAGCACACCCATGTCGGCCAACTTGGCCCACACGTCGCGAAGGCGGCCGTCCTCGGACTCCCACGCCTCGCGCACCCGCTCTGCGGGCACCTCACGGCTGAGCAGGTCGCGCACCGCAGCGGCCAGTTCCAGTTGCTCGTCCTCAAAGGCAAACCTCATGAAACCCGCTCCATCTCTGTCGCTCGCAGCCGAACGCTGATCAAGGCGCTCATGGCACTCACTTCCTGGGCAGCCCGAGCACGCGCTCGGCCACGATGTTGCGTTGAATCTCGTTGGTCCCGGCATAGATGGGTCCCGACAGCGCGAACTGCCAGCCCTTCATCCAGCGTCCGTCGTCGATGGCGCCGGGCGAGCCCTCATCCAGCTCGGCCTCGGCCCCGGCCAGCTCCAAACCAAGCCGGTGCAGCTCCACGTCCAGTTCACTCCACCACAGCTTGTTGAGGCTGGACTTGGCACCGGGCGAGCGGCCCTCTGTCACGTCGGTGACATCGGCCAGGGTGTACAACTGGTAGGCCTCGGCGGCCATCCAGGCGGCGGTGATGCGGTCGGCCAGCACCGGGTCAAGGTCCTGGCGCTCACGGGCCCACGCAACGAGACGCTCGGCGGTCGCCATGAACCTGCCAGGTGATCGTAGGGTCAGGCCGCGTTCGGACGACGTGGTGGACATCGCCACCGACCAGCCCGCATGCACCTCGCCCAGCACCCACGCGTCGTCGACGAACGCGTCCTCGAGGAACACCTCGGCGAACCCCTCGTCACCGTCCAGCCGGGTGAACCCCCGCACGGTGATTCCCTCGGCGTCCAGCGGCACCATGAAGTAGGTGAGGCCGCGATGTCGCTCCTGCTGGGGGTCGGTGCGGAACAGGCCGAACATGTGGGTACTGAACGCACCGCGCGTGGTCCAGGTCTTCTGCCCGGTCAGTCGCCAACCCCCGGCCGCTTCGTCGCGCACCGCCTTGGACGTGATCCCCGCCAGGTCGCTGCCGGCGTTGGGCTCGGACCAGCCCTGGCACCACAGGTCCTCCGCTGCGGCCATGCGGGGGAGGAATCGGTCCTGCTGCTCCTGGGTGCCGTACTCGAAGATGGTTGGCGCCAGCAGGAAGATGCCGTTTTGTGTGACCCGCTGGGGAGCACCAGCGCGGTAGTACTCCTCCTCAAAGATCAGCCACTCCCACAAGGTGGCGTCGCGCCCGCCATACACCTCGGGCCACGAAACCACGGCATAACGAGCATCGAAGAGCGTCCGCTCCCAGTCGAGATGGGCGGCGAAACCCTGCTTGGTATCGCCCGATGGCAACGGGTCGGTGGGCACGTGGTCGGCCAGCCAGGCCCGCACCTCGGTGCGGAAGGCAGCCTCACTGGGGCTGTCGAGCAGTTCCATCGGTCCTCCGGCTCGGTCGAAGCAGGCAACGTACCAGCCCGGTGCGGCCAACCGGCCACCAGGCACCCTCCGCAGCCACGCCGACGCAGGACCGAACGCCCTCGATCGCAATCCTGTGGGATTTCCGGGAACTCGAGAGGTGTCGGCGGTCGTCTCATCTGAACCAACCACGATCGAGCACCCACACCCGAGGAACGACCATGACCTCCAACAACCCAGCCGAACGTTCGCCAAACATCTCCGACGAGGCGGGCAACGCGCCTTCCCTGCCCTCACGGTTGGCCGCTCTCGCAGGTCGACACCGTTGGTTGACCGTGGTCGCCATCATCGTGCTGCTCGCCGCCCTCACCGGTGTGGGCACTGCATTGCAAGGGACGGAATCCGGAGATTCTTCCAGCGCCGCCCCCTCAATTGGCATCGATTCTTCCGAGGCGGAGATCGGCAGCCGTGCCCCAAATTCTGATACCACAGCAGGCGTCCTCCCTGAGACGGGTGCAGGCAAGGCGGCCGGAAGCGCCGCGATCGTCGCACCCAGCGAGGTGTCGGGTACCGCCACCGACGCGCCCGGTGTTGTGGCCGACGGCAGCGGCGAGGCCGGCGCCGACATCGCTCCGATGGAAACCCCACAGGTCGCCGGGGTGGAACGAGACCTGGTGCGCACCGCCACCCTCGACCTCACTACGAAGGAACCCGACACCGCCTCGGCCAAGGCACGCTCCATCGTCACCGCGCTCGGCGGTCGGGTGGCCCAGGAGCAGTCCAGCTTCTCCGGGAACTCCACGGTGGTGCTCACGTTGGCGCTTCCCCCCAAGGGCTTCGACCGGGCAATGGAACAGCTCTCCGGGCTGGGCAAGGTCACCGACCGGTCGCAGTCCACCGACGACGTCACCGGGCAGGTCACCGACCTGGAGGGACGCATCACCACCTTGAAGGCCTCGATCGTTCGCCTCCAAGGGTTTCTATCCAAGGCGTCGGACGCCGGAGAGATCGGCACGCTGGAAAGCGAACTGCTTCGTCGAGAGACCGAACTGGAGGGCATCCAGGGCCAGTTGCGCACCATCGAGGCACAGGTGGCCGAGAGCACCGTCACGCTCACCATCTCTGAGCCCGGAACTCGCATTGAACCGATCGAGGAGACCGACGACGGCGTCGGCTTTATGGACGGTCTGACCCGAGGCTGGGAGGCGTTCACCGCAGTGGTCAACGCCATCGTGGTTGCCTTGGCAGCCTTTGCCCCGTTCTTTGGGATCGGCCTCTTGGTATGGCTGGTGGTGCGAGTTGCACGGCGGCGCCGCGGCGCCGCAGACGCCGATTCGTCGACCGCGGACGCCGCCCCATCGGACGACTGAGCGCGTCAACTCCGAATCGGAGTGTGGTGGCGTTATGACGGGGAATAGTGTTGCCGGATGGGGAGATCGTTGTTCGGACAACTCGTTCGATGGCCGGTGGACCTGGCCACCGAGTTGGTCAAGGTCCCCAGCACCCTCCGATCGTTACGCGAGACGCTGACCGTGCTGCCCGAGACAATCGTCCGGCTGGAAGCCCAGGTGACTGAGACCACTTCGGTGGTCAACGGCACGGTGCCCCGCATCGAGGGGATCGCCGTCCAGATCGGCGCCAACATCGACGGCGCGGTGGCCGTGGTCGACAACATCGGTGGCCAGATCGAACCGTTGCAGCAGTCGCTCGATCGGGTGCTGCCCGACGTGCTGCGCCTGGTGGAGGTGGTCGACAGCAAGGTGCAGACCATCGGCGCCGACGTCTCGGAGCTGTCCGAAGCGCTCATGGTGGCGCTGCGCCTCATCCCCGGCGTCCGCAAGTCCTCCCGCAAACCCTGACGCACCCGAAGCCGGGACGTTTGGACCGGCGCACGCGAGCCACATGCATCGTTGAAACAGTCAGTCGACGATCGCCTGGGTGACCAGTTGGGTGAGCTGGCTCCGCAACGGCCAGGTGCCGGAGGGAATCAGCTGGGTCATGAACACTGCGGTGATCTCCTCGACCGGGTTCACGAAAAACCCGGTGGAGGCGGCACCGCCCCAGGCGAAGGTGCCCTGCGAGCCCAACACCTTGTGCCTCACGGGGTCGGTCACCACCGAAAAACCCAACCCGAAGCCCACGCCGGCGAACGGGGTCTCGGCATACATCGACCGGGCAAACCCCAACAGGTCGGCGCCGCCCGGCAGGTGGTTGCAGGTCATGAAATCGACGGTTCGGGGGCTGAGCAGCCGCACACCATCCCGTTCGCCCCGCCGCAGAAGAACGTCGCAGAACCGCAGGTAATCATCGGTGGTCGACACCAACCCGCCGCCGCCGGACAGAAACGTGGGGACGCTGCGGCTGACCGGACCGAGTTCGTCGAACCGCACCGCCTTCTTGGTGGCCGGGTCCGGCACGTGCAGCGCGGCCAGCCGATGGCGCTGACCCTCCGGCAGTCCGAAGGCGGTGTCGACCATGCCCAGGGGCCCGAGGATCCGCTCGGCGAAAAACGCATCGAGTGACCGCCCGCTCAGCACCTCCACCAGCCGGCCCAGTACGTCGGTGGACACCGAATAGCACCAGGCTGTGCCGGGTTGGAACCGCAACGGCAGCGACGCCCAAGTGGCGACCGCTTCGGCGAGCGTGACGCCCTTCGGGCCGCCGAGGTCGTACCCGGCATCGCGGTAGAGGGCGTCGGTCGGGTGGCTGCGCTGGAAGCCGTAGGTGAGCCCCGAGGTGTGGGTGAGCAGGTGCCAGATGCGCAGCGGCTCGGTGATCGGCTCGGTCTCGGGCCCAGTGGTCGAGCCGCCCTTCCACACGCGAGTGTCAGCGAACTCGGGGAGGTACGCAGCGACGGGATCGTTCAGCTCGAAACAGCCCTCCTCGTAGAGCATCATGGCTGCCAGCGACGTGATCGGTTTGGTCATCGAATAGATGCGAAACACCGTGTCGTCGTTGACCTGGCGGCCGTCCTCGGGGTCGGCGAACCCGTAGTTGGAGCGATGCACCAGTCGTCCCCGGCGGGTGACCGCAAGCGACCAGCCGGGGAGCCGTCCGTCGTCCACGTAGCGACGGAAGAGGGTATCGATACGGCCAAGGCGTTCGGCGTCCATGCCGACCCCGGCCGGGTCGGCCAACTCCCGCACGTCAAGTACTGGCGCTTCGCGCTCCGGCAACATCATCTCGGAACTCTCTCATTTGGCAGGCACCGGCGCTGACTCAGCGTTCCCTCGGCGCCGGTCAGCCGGCCAGGCGCTCCAACGTGGCCTCGGCCTCGGTGACGATGTCGCCGAGCACCTCGGCCACCGTCGGCAGCGAATCGATGACACCGACCACCTGGCCGGTTGGCAGGATGCCCACCTCGGCCTGGCCGTCCACCATGGCCGCCTTGGTGAGCATCGGGGCGTTGGCCGCCATCGCCAGCTGTGCCCAGGTGAGGTCCTGGCTCTTGCGCATCGCCAGGCCGGTCTGCACGAGGTCCTTCAGCGACGTGCCGGTGAGCGCCCGGAATCTCAGCGCGTTGCGTAGCGCGTTGGCCACGCGCACCGGGGCGATGCCCGACTCGAGCGCCGAGATCACGTCGGTGGCGATCACCCGCTGCGGGGCGCCGTCGATGGCGGTGGTTCGCACGGTGCCGGTGACCGGTGTCTTCAGATAGATCGCCTTGATGTCATCGGGCACACCCGACTCGGCGGTCAGCAGAAAGCGGGTGCCCATGGCGATGCCGTCGGCACCCTGCGCCAGCGCAGTCACCAGGCCACGTCCATCCCGGTAGCCACCGGCCCCAAGCACGATCACGCCGTCACCATTTGGGCCGGCGGCGGTGCCGGCACCGACCGCGTCGGCCACGTCGGGCACCAGCAGGCTGGTTGGCACGGCGCCGGTGTGGCCGCCCCCCTCTCCGCCCTGGGCGATGATGCACTGCACGCCGATGCCCGCCATCTTCTCGGCGTGTCGTCGCGCTCCAACGGTGACCATGGTGACGATGCCCGCGTCGTTGAGCCGGGACACCACCTTGGCGGACGGCGGTCCGGCGAACGATGCCACCGCAACGCCCCGGTCCTCCATCAGACCCAACCGCTTGTCGAGGTCGGCCTGCACCGGAAGCAGGTTGACACCGAACGGTGCGTCGGTGGCACCGGCCACCTTGGCGATGGCCGCATCGAGCTCGTCGAAGGTCATCGTCGCCGAGGCCAGGATGCCGAGGCCCCCCGCATTGGCGGTGGCAGCGGTCAGCGTGGCGCCCGAGACCCAGCCCATGCCGGTCTGCACCACCGGCAGACGCACTCCGACTAGTTCACAGAACCGGGTGGTCAGGGCCGGGTGGCTCGTGGACCGGCTGATTGCGGCCTCACTCTGCGCCACCTGCTCGGCGGGCTCACTCATTCGGCACTTCCCGGGCTGCGAGGCCGTCCGGGTCGATCTCGTTGCGCAGCAGCGAGATCTCGTCGGTCGTCGGGGCCCGGGATTCGGGCACCTCGTCGGGCACGGCCAGCTCAAACCCGGTGGCGGCGACCACATCGTCGACCGACGACCATGGGTGCACCGATCGCAACCGGGCGCAGTTCACGCCGTTACCGTCGGTGGCCTCAAAGTCGATCACGCACAAGTTGGTGACCACCCGGCGGATCTCGTGAAAGCGGGAGGTCTCTGGACCCAGTTCCGCCGCCCGGTCGTAACCCACGCCGGAGACGACGTCCACCGACTCCACCAGTGCCTTCGGCGAATGGTTGCCGATGAAGTAGCTGGTGGTGTGGCTGATCGTGTTGCCCGGGGCGCCCCGGAAGCCCAGCAGCTGGGCCTTGGGCCGGTGCCAGTCGCCGATGGCGGCCAGATTCTGGTTGCCGTAGCGGTCAACCTGGCTGGCGCCCATCATCACGTGGCGGCGTCCGTTCCACAACAACTCGAACATGCGACGGTACGGGTTCCAGTGCTCCACCACCCGGTCTGTGTCGGGGCGGCCGACCGCCGGGGTATTGGCGGTCAGCGTGGCCAGACCGTCGGTGATCGCCAGGTCGGGCTCAAATCCGGCCCTGGCCAAACGTCCGCCGATGAGCGGCAGGTTGCCGATGGGGTTGCACAGACGCTCGCCGTCGCCCCTGAAGGCCTCGGCGATGGCGACGGCGCAGTAGTCGGCGCGGGTGGCGTTGGTTGCGGTCTGCTCGCTCATCGGTTGGTCTCCTCGGCGATCGCACGGCTGGGATGAGCGATGAAGGCGGCGATCCACTCGTCCCACGCCTCGTCGCTCTTGGCGGTGGCGGCGTAGGCCCGCTGGGCGTCCTCGTCGCGCTCGTAGTCGGGCAGGCACTGGGTGAACCCGGCACCTCCGGGCGCCTCGACCACCGCATCGGTGTTCAGGCGGCTGACCAGCAGGGTCTGCACCGGGCCCTCGTCGAGGAAGTTCGCCGGTTCGACCACCCGCTCGCAGCTGACGATCGCCTTGTCGGCGGCCCGCACGAACAGGTCGTCAAAGAACGGATCCTCACCCAGCAGTTGCGCGTTGCCGGCAGCGTCGGCCCTGTTGGCGTGGATCAGGGCGTAGTCGAGGTGCAGGGCAGGCACGGCCAGCAGCTCCTCGGGCTCGCCCCCGCTGCGGCCGGGATACGGACTGGTGACCATTTTCAGGTCGGGCATCACCCGGGGCACGTCAGAGCCCAGGCCGGCCCGGGTTGGCAGAAACGGCAGGTTCCAACCCGCTGCGTTCAGACCGAGCAGGATCATGCCCTCGTCCCACTCGGCGGCCTCGATCGAGCCGGTCTGGCGGGCGGCCCGGTAATGGGGCTCGAGGGCGATCGTGTCCATCGTGACGAACCCCGAGATCACCTTGGCCACCTTGCCGGCGCGGCACAGGATCCCCACTTCGGGGCCCCCGTAGGCCACCACGGTGAGGTCGGTCAGGTCGTCGCGGGCCACCAGTTCGGCGATGAGCGCCAGCGGCTTGCGCCGGGCCCCCCAACCGCCGATGCCGATGGTCATGCCCGAGACGATGTGGGAGGTCGCCTCGGCTGCGGTGGTCAGTTTGTCGGCCACGTGGCCCCTCTTTCGTGTGAATTGGATGCTGGAGAGTTGATCGGTGCAGGTCGGTTGCTCGCCGGTGGGCGACCAGTGGTTGCCTCAGCGTTCGTGGCTGGGAGCCCGCTTCTCAACGAAGGCGTCGCGGGCCTCGTCGGACACGCCGGACAGGTTCAGCTCGAACGTGAAGCCCTGCTCCATGCGGTAGCTGCGCTTCACATCCACCGGGTCGATGGCGTTCAGCGATTCTTTGGCCGCTCGGATCACCAGCCTGCTGTGCTGGGTGATCGACCGGGCGATCCGTTCTGCGGTGGGGATCACCTCGTCGCGTGGCGCCACCTCGGCCACCGATCCCCAGGCGTGCAGCATGGACACGTCGATTGGCTCGGCGGTGTAGACCATCTGACGCATTCGGTGCGGGGGGACCAGCCGGGCCAGGTGTGTGGCGGCGCCGAGTGCTCCCTGCTTGACCTCGGGCAGGCCGATCGTGGTGCCCTCTGCGGCGACGATGATGTCGGAGTTGCCCATCAGGCCGATGCCTCCGCCCAGCACGAAGTCGTGCACGACGCAGATCACCGGCACCTCGCAGTCGTAGATCGCCCCGAAGGCGGCGGCGCAGCCGCGGTTGGCGCCGATCAGCGCGTCGAAGCCCTCGGTGTTCTGCATCTCCTTGATGTCCACACCAGCATTGAAGCCCTTGCCGGCGGCCGACAGGATGACCACGCCCACCTCGGGGTCGCGTCCGGCTGCGGTGAGCAGATCGGCCAGCTCGAACCATCCGGCCACGGTCAGTGCGTTCACCGGCGGATGATCCATCACCAGGTGACAGATGCCGTCGGTTGTGGTGACCTGAAAGCCCATGGTGTGCCATCTCCAAGATGCCGGGGCGCCCACTCCGCGTTCAATCTGACGATGTGTCAGATTGGTGAGGAACGGTAGTCCAGTCACCCCAGGAGCACCATGAGCACGGCCCAGACCAACGACCACGCCACCACCGACCCGCTGGATTTCACCGGATCGGTGGTGTTGGTCACCGGCGGTTCCCGAGGCATCGGCCGAGGCATCACCGAGGCCTTCCTCAGTCATGGCGCAGCGGTGGTGATCTGTGGCCGCAGCGAGCCCGAGCAGCTTCCGGAGGCACGGGGACGCACGGCCAGGTTCGTCGCCGCCGACGTGCGCGACGCAGCCGCCGTCGATGCGCTCATCAGCGATATTGAGGCCAGCGAGGGCCACCTCGACGTGGTGATCAATAACGCGGGCGGGGCCCCACAGGTGGACGCCGCCGAGGTCAGCCCTCGGTTTCACGAGGCGATCATCGCCCTCAACCTCACCGCTCCGCTTCACGTGGCCCAGCGGGCCAACCGCGTGATGCGCACCCAGGACGCCGGTGGCTCGATCATCAACATCGCCTCGGTGTCGGGCGTCCGCCCCTCCCCGGGCACCGCCGCCTACGGCGCGGCCAAAGCCGGGCTGATCGGATTGACCACCTCGCTTGCGGTGGAGTGGGCCCCGAAGGTGCGCATGAATGCGGTGATCGCCGGGCTGATCGAAACCGAACAGGCGCACCTGCATTACGGCGATGAGGCCGGGGTCGCCGCGGTGGCGGCAACCGTCCCGCTTGGCCGCATGGGCAATCCGGCCGACCTGGCGAACGCGTGCCTGTACCTCGCGTCACCGCTGGCGTCGTACGTGTCGGGGTCCACGCTGACGTTGCACGGCGGGGGCGAACGGCCCGCGTTCCTCGACGAGGCTGAACCGACCGCACCTGGCAACGCCTGAGGCCGCAAGGCGTCGCCGGTACGCGCTTCGAGGTACCGGCTTGCGGCGGGTGACCCTCCCCCAGAAATCGACAGTCGGCAACTAGCGTCGGGGGGGTGAGCCCACCCCGACCCACCTTCGACCGGACCGTCGTCGGGCGCGTCCTGATGCTGGCCGGCCTGGCACTGCTGCTGACCTCGTGCGGGGGCAATTCAGGAGTCGGCTTGTTCGGCGACTACAACGGGCGCCTCGACTTCGCAACCAAGGATGTCGCGGCCGGCCGCCAGCAGGCGCGGCTGATCGTGGAGGAGGGCCACCAGGGACGGTTGGAGAAGGAGGAAACGAGCTTCCCTCCAAGATTCCTGGGGCTTTTCGCGGGCGATCCGCAGGCGGTGATGACCTTTCGGGTTCCGGCCAGGCAGTTCGACTCAACCATGGTGGACCTCGACACTCCTTCGGTCGGAACGGTGACCAACCGCGTCGTGACCGGCCGCGACGACATCGAACGACGAAGCGACCTGTCCGAGATCTCCCAGATCCTCAACGATCGTTTAGACGAGGTCGTCGATCAGAACGGTGACGACGAGGACGTGATCGATGCCCAGGAGCAGCTCGCCGAGCTCGCCGAGCAATCAAACCGTCCGGTGCTGGTGGTGACCCTGCAACCCGGCCGAGGTCTCGGCGGATGGTTCAGCGTCCTCTTCTTCAACCGACTCGTGTGGTTGATCCTCGGCTTGATGGTCGGCTTCGCATTCGGGCACAAGAAGGGCGAACCCAAGGTCAGCCCCGTTTACGGGAAAGACGACGACCGCCAAAACTCGCCCGAGAAAAACCCTGACGTGAACGACTGGGGCGAGCCCGCCTGAGCCTCGAGCCCAACGGTTCGACGCAGCATTGCGTATCTGGCACAGTTGCGACCGCAGATCTGACGCGGCGTCAGGTTTGACAGCGTTCACGGTCCGTCGATTCACCGGAGACGGCTCGGGACCCCATTCTGCCAGAGGAGCACGCTATGAGCGCTCAACAGTCACCCACCTCGGCGACAAGTTCGTTTGCGGTCGAGGGATGGTTCGAGACCGATCCGGCGCCCGCGCTGATCGGGTCGCGATGCATCGGTTCGGGCACGTACTTCTTCCCGCCGACCGACACCTCCAGGGCCCCCGGTTATGCCGGCGGCGCCACCGAGGAGGTGCGGCTCAGCAACCGCGGCAGGCTGTGGAGCTACACGTCGGCGGGCTATCAGCCTCCCGAGCCGTACCTCGAGCCACCCGAGGGCTTTGCGCCCTTCGCCATCGCTGCGGTGGAACTGCCCGACGAGGGGCTGGTCGTACTCGGCCAGGTGCCCAGCGACGTCAGCACCGAGGACCTGACCGTGGGCATGGAGATGGAACTGGTGATCGACACGTTGTACGCCGACGACGAAGGCACCAAGGTGATCTGGAAGTGGCGGCCGGTTGCAACCACCAACCCGGCGACTAGTGAGATGACGGAGGCAGGTCGATGAGTCACGACAACGACGTCGCAGTGCTCGGTGTGGGCATGCACCCCTGGGGCAAGTGGGGCCGCAACTTCGTCAGCTACGGCGTCCACGCCGCACTCGCAGCGCTTGAAGACGCGGGCATCCCATGGACCGACGTTGGGTTCGTGTCGGGTGCCGACACGATGCGCAACGGGTACCCCGGCTACGTGGCCGGCGCCACGTTCGCCCAGGCGCTGGGCTGGACCGGCGTGCCGGTCACCTCCAGCTACGGCGCCTGCGCCTCGGGTGCGATGGCCATCGAGGCCGCCCGGGCCCGCATCCTGTCGGGTCGCTGCGACGTGGCCCTGGTCGTGGGGGCCGACACCACCCCCAAGGGATTTCTCGCCCCGCAGGGCGGCGAGCGCACCGACGACCCGGACTGGCTTCGGTTCCGACTGCTCGGCGCGACCAACCCGACCTATTTCGGCATGTACGCCCGCCGGAGGATCGACCTCTATGGAGCCACCGTCGACGACTTCACCGCCGTCAAGGTCAAGAACGCACAACACGGCCTGAACAACCCCTACGCCCGCTACCGCAAGGCGTTCTCGGCCGAGGACGTGGCCGCATCGCCGGTCGTCGCCGACCCGCTGCACCTGCTGCACATCTGCGCCACCTCCGACGGTGGTGCAGCCATGGTGCTCACCTCAGCGGAGTACGCCCGCAAGCGCGGCCTCGACAACCCGGTGCGGGTGGCGGCGGTGTCGACGACGACGCCGACCTATCCCAACACGGTCATCGAGATGCCCCACTTCGCCACCGACTCCACCGTCGGTTACCCGCTGCCGGAACGCACCTTCAAGCAGAGCATCGGCCACGCCGCCTACGAGGAGGCCGGCCTGGGTCCGGACGATGTCGACGTCGCCGAGGTCTACGACCTGTCGGCCGCCTTGGAGTTGGACTGGTACGAGGATCTCGGATTCTGCGAACCGGGTGAGGCCGAGGGCATGATCCGTGACGGGGCGACCACCATCGGGGGTCGCCTGCCGGTGAATCCGTCCGGTGGTCTGGCCTGCTTCGGCGAGGCGGTCCCCGCCCAGGCCATCGCTCAGGCGTGCGAGCTCACCTGGCAGCTTCGGGGCCAGGCCGAAGGCCGTCAGGTTGACGGCGCCAAGGTGGGCATCACCGCCAACCAGGGTCTGTTCGGCCACGGCTCATCGGTGATCCTCACCCGCTGAGCC
Encoded proteins:
- a CDS encoding Zn-ribbon domain-containing OB-fold protein codes for the protein MSAQQSPTSATSSFAVEGWFETDPAPALIGSRCIGSGTYFFPPTDTSRAPGYAGGATEEVRLSNRGRLWSYTSAGYQPPEPYLEPPEGFAPFAIAAVELPDEGLVVLGQVPSDVSTEDLTVGMEMELVIDTLYADDEGTKVIWKWRPVATTNPATSEMTEAGR
- a CDS encoding SDR family oxidoreductase encodes the protein MSTAQTNDHATTDPLDFTGSVVLVTGGSRGIGRGITEAFLSHGAAVVICGRSEPEQLPEARGRTARFVAADVRDAAAVDALISDIEASEGHLDVVINNAGGAPQVDAAEVSPRFHEAIIALNLTAPLHVAQRANRVMRTQDAGGSIINIASVSGVRPSPGTAAYGAAKAGLIGLTTSLAVEWAPKVRMNAVIAGLIETEQAHLHYGDEAGVAAVAATVPLGRMGNPADLANACLYLASPLASYVSGSTLTLHGGGERPAFLDEAEPTAPGNA
- a CDS encoding lipid-transfer protein, whose protein sequence is MSHDNDVAVLGVGMHPWGKWGRNFVSYGVHAALAALEDAGIPWTDVGFVSGADTMRNGYPGYVAGATFAQALGWTGVPVTSSYGACASGAMAIEAARARILSGRCDVALVVGADTTPKGFLAPQGGERTDDPDWLRFRLLGATNPTYFGMYARRRIDLYGATVDDFTAVKVKNAQHGLNNPYARYRKAFSAEDVAASPVVADPLHLLHICATSDGGAAMVLTSAEYARKRGLDNPVRVAAVSTTTPTYPNTVIEMPHFATDSTVGYPLPERTFKQSIGHAAYEEAGLGPDDVDVAEVYDLSAALELDWYEDLGFCEPGEAEGMIRDGATTIGGRLPVNPSGGLACFGEAVPAQAIAQACELTWQLRGQAEGRQVDGAKVGITANQGLFGHGSSVILTR
- a CDS encoding DUF4349 domain-containing protein, producing MSPPRPTFDRTVVGRVLMLAGLALLLTSCGGNSGVGLFGDYNGRLDFATKDVAAGRQQARLIVEEGHQGRLEKEETSFPPRFLGLFAGDPQAVMTFRVPARQFDSTMVDLDTPSVGTVTNRVVTGRDDIERRSDLSEISQILNDRLDEVVDQNGDDEDVIDAQEQLAELAEQSNRPVLVVTLQPGRGLGGWFSVLFFNRLVWLILGLMVGFAFGHKKGEPKVSPVYGKDDDRQNSPEKNPDVNDWGEPA